A single region of the Brassica napus cultivar Da-Ae unplaced genomic scaffold, Da-Ae ScsIHWf_1826;HRSCAF=2462, whole genome shotgun sequence genome encodes:
- the LOC125599267 gene encoding meiosis-specific protein ASY2-like: MGTLPDLSAMLAVQLGLTSGGGPSTAVPRASEVPPSGAATAKKSRKRKRGVSEAEENAEEASGVPPSGDLQKKKKKRKKTKRSVEAQSEGPEEPTGTEEEDEETRPEEEVSEAEVSRERDDAREADGSEASLNAAIPDGSDEDSGESPLLVRRHNDEIDDDVRSPVLTLPSEETPAITGAGAVQTGTSPRGSAILRRAPGINFPDKVSFHYEGPAPLAYVPEKCGELLRQLRGRAKSLPAVRDLIFGDEYEEAARAKLLGDGAMNVVIDKYDTALKGVSTELELAKKEHAEKEEASARQLSTSKANVERLNGMVTRAMARRDELKADLVASRGIIHELEQKNAELEGEKASLAASHEREMKRLRDSRILEVTKERGRVEAEMSAKANRRFARIRSREERRSLYDKARLLHSQAFGTRKCLEALKRAGSDILQATIDLFAEQEKKYEQEAEELEVGEIPEVDLTLSPLILDSQFVDARILASLDPYGSNVGLIDPETAANLVTPPSDPIDGRRDEPTPFVEGSSAAFEGETPNRGTNAAEDGGPVLVLSDTSAEGSRRGNEEVARESSVRASELSALNDRESDRED; this comes from the exons GGTGCTGCGACTGCGAAGAAAagtaggaagaggaagaggggtgtcTCGGAAGCCGAGGAGAACGCCGAGGAGGCGAGCGGCGTCCCCCCTTCCGGTGatcttcagaagaagaagaagaagaggaagaagaccaaGAGGTCTGTTGAGGCTCAATCGGAGGGCCCCGAGGAGCCGACTGGTACTGAGGAGGAAGACGAAGAAACTCGGCCTGAAGAGGAGGTTTCTGAGGCCGAAGTCTCGAGAGAGCGAGATGATGCGAGGGAAGCAGATGGATCTGAGGCTTCCCTTAACGCCGCCATCCCGGACGGTTCCGACGAAGATAGTGGTGAGTCGCCGCTTTTGGTGAGAAGGCACAACGACGAGATCGACGATGACGTGCGATCTCCTGTTCTGACGCTTCCTAGCGAGGAGACTCCGGCTATCACTGGGGCGGGGGCCGTTCAGACCGGCACGTCTCCTCGCGGCTCTGCTATCTTGAGGAGGGCTCCCGGGATTAACTTTCCGGATAAGGTCTCTTTCCACTACGAGGGGCCGGCCCCTCTGGCGTACGTTCCCGAGAAGTGCGGGGAGCTTCTTCGTCAGCTTAGAGGGAGGGCAAAATCCCTTCCTGCCGTGAGGGACCTCATCTTCGGGGATGAATACGAGGAGGCTGCGAGGGCAAAGCTGCTG GGAGACGGCGCGATGAACGTCGTGATTGATAAGTACGACACTGCCCTGAAAGGAGTCTCGACTGAACTTGAGCTGGCCAAGAAGGAACACGCGGAGAAGGAGGAAGCTTCTGCTCGTCAGCTGAGTACATCAAAGGCTAACGTCGAGAGGCTCAACGGGATGGTCACTCGTGCGATGGCTCGAAGGGACGAACTCAAGGCCGACTTGGTGGCATCTCGCGGGATTATCCATGAACTCGAGCAGAAGAACGCTGAGCTCGAGGGCGAGAAAGCTTCGCTCGCTGCATCTCATGAAAGAGAGATGAAGCGCCTTAGAGATTCCAGGATCTTGGAAGTGACAAAGGAACGAGGAAGGGTTGAGGCCGAGATGTCTGCAAAGGCTAACCGTCGCTTCGCCAGGATTCGCTCCCGAGAGGAACGTCGAAGCCTTTACGACAAGGCTCGGTTGCTTCATAGCCAAGCTTTTGGGACCAGAAAATGCCTCGAAGCCTTGAAGAGGGCTGGGAGCGACATCCTGCAAGCCACGATCGATCTTTTCGCGGAGCAAGAGAAAAAATACGAGCAGGAGGCCGAGGAGCTCGAGGTTGGTGAGATACCCGAGGTGGATCTCACGCTTTCTCCTCTTATATTGGATTCCCAGTTTGTGGATGCTCGTATTTTGGCGAGTCTTGATCCCTACGGGTCCAATGTCGGTCTGATCGACCCAGAGACCGCAGCAAATCTTGTTACTCCGCCCTCTGATCCAATCGACGGGCGCCGCGACGAGCCGACGCCTTTTGTAGAGGGTTCTTCGGCTGCGTTTGAGGGGGAGACGCCTAATCGGGGGACCAATGCTGCTGAAGACGGTGGTCCTGTCCTCGTGCTCTCGGATACTTCGGCTGAAGGGTCTCGTCGAGGTAATGAGGAGGTTGCTCGCGAGTCGAGTGTCAGGGCTTCGGAGCTTTCTGCCCTCAACGATCGTGAGAGCGACCGAGAGGATTAG